The Capsicum annuum cultivar UCD-10X-F1 unplaced genomic scaffold, UCD10Xv1.1 ctg2202, whole genome shotgun sequence genome includes the window AGCCTAGCAGTAGAATGGGAGGTCATTTCGTGCAGGGACATGTTGATTGGACGGGCGAGATTGTTGAGTTTAAACCTGAAAGGGATTCTTTGTGGGTGAAGGTGAAGACTGTGAAGGAGATTTTGAGATATATTGTGTGTAAAGGATATACTGCTGTGGATGGAACTAGTTTGACTGTTGTCGATGTGTTTGATGAAGAGGACTGTTTTAACTTCATCAAGGTGGTCATCAAGATGTGTcgatgtgtttgatgaaaaggATATATTGTGCGTAAAGGATATACGTGGTGATTCCTATGAAGAAAGTGGGACAGAAGGTTAATCTTGAAGTGGATATATTGGGAAAGTATGTGGAGAGGCTTCCTAGTACTGGCTTTGTCGATGCCATCAAATCTTCTTGAGAAAGGTTTTTTCTGCGTGCTTCGTTTTGTCTTTGTAACATGCTTTGCAAAAAAATTGTATCTTGAATTTGGCGATGTTTCTTTTGCAATTCTCTCAAGGTGTATTTTGGGATAGCAGTAGCACATAATCATTGTGGAAAAAAGCAGCAACTATGAAGACATAATTTATGCTTGATTATACTGATGTGTTAGTCTTCCTGTGTTCACAAAGTGCAAACATCAAAGCAAAAGCATCTGAATCTAGTAGTATCAGATCATCAATGTGTCAAAAACTCAACTAATAGGTAAGAAACATTATTTGTGCTGATTATGCTAATGTGGTACTCTGCACGGGTTCACAATGTAAACGCCAATGAAA containing:
- the LOC124890679 gene encoding riboflavin synthase-like, which gives rise to MGGHFVQGHVDWTGEIVEFKPERDSLWVKVKTVKEILRYIVCKGYTAVDGTSLTVVDVFDEEDCFNFIKKVGQKVNLEVDILGKYVERLPSTGFVDAIKSS